A single Fundulus heteroclitus isolate FHET01 unplaced genomic scaffold, MU-UCD_Fhet_4.1 scaffold_38, whole genome shotgun sequence DNA region contains:
- the adma gene encoding adrenomedullin a, protein MKTIFHSFLYCCLLASVAHCVELEVNPELKKRLSMWLGSRLRRDLESVALVKTAESENFVRPEDIRDTLLPHSSTDINIRTKRSKGCALGTCAVHDLADRIQQLNRNRLKSDAPIHKMSPQGYGRRRRSVPERQVSLRLEKGRLRPVWRLNNSQVHKLEALLRRT, encoded by the exons ATGAAAACGATCTTCCACTCCTTCCTCTATTGCTGCCTGCTGGCTTCAGTAGCACACTGTGTGGAACTCGAGGTGAATCCCGAGTTGAAAAAAAG ACTAAGCATGTGGCTCGGGAGCAGATTGAGACGGGATCTTGAAAGCGTTGCATTAGTGAAGACAGCCGAGTCTGAAAACTTTGTCAGACCAGAGGACATCAGGGATACCTTGTTGCCACATTCCAG CACTGACATCAACATCCGAACCAAGAGGTCCAAAGGCTGCGCGCTGGGGACCTGCGCGGTGCACGACTTGGCAGACCGCATCCAACAGCTCAACCGCAACAGGCTGAAGTCCGACGCCCCCATTCACAAGATGAGCCCTCAGGGATACGGCCGGAGGCGCAGATCCGTTCCAGAGAGGCAAGTCTCCCTGAGGCTGGAGAAGGGCAGGTTGAGACCTGTGTGGAGACTGAACAACTCGCAGGTTCACAAGCTTGAAGCGCTACTCAGAAGGACATGA
- the LOC118556306 gene encoding pro-adrenomedullin-like encodes ELEVNPELKKRLSMWLGSRLRRDLESVALVKTAESENFVRPEDIRDTLLPHSSTDINIRTKRSKGCALGTCAVHDLADRIQQLNRNRLKSDAPIHKMSPQGYGRRRRSVPERQVSLRLEKGRLRPVWRLNNSQVHKLEALLRRT; translated from the exons GAACTCGAGGTGAATCCCGAGTTGAAAAAAAG ACTAAGCATGTGGCTCGGGAGCAGATTGAGACGGGATCTTGAAAGCGTTGCGTTAGTGAAGACAGCCGAGTCTGAAAACTTTGTCAGACCAGAGGACATCAGGGATACCTTGCTGCCACATTCCAG CACTGACATCAACATCCGAACCAAGAGGTCCAAAGGTTGCGCGCTGGGGACCTGCGCGGTGCACGACTTGGCAGACCGCATCCAACAGCTCAACCGCAACAGGCTGAAGTCCGACGCCCCCATTCACAAGATGAGCCCTCAGGGATACGGCCGGAGGCGCAGATCCGTTCCAGAGAGGCAAGTCTCCCTGAGGCTGGAGAAGGGCAGGTTGAGACCTGTGTGGAGACTGAACAACTCGCAGGTTCACAAGCTTGAAGCGCTACTCAGAAGGACATGA